One region of Callithrix jacchus isolate 240 chromosome 16, calJac240_pri, whole genome shotgun sequence genomic DNA includes:
- the EEF1D gene encoding elongation factor 1-delta isoform X4, translated as MATNFLVHEKIWFDKFKYDDAERRFYEQMNGPVAGVSRQSSGPGASSSPSGDHSELVVRIASLEVENQSLRGVVQELQQAVSKLEARLNVLEKSSPGHRATAPQTQHVSPMRQVEPPTKKPATPAEDDEDDDIDLFGSDNEEEDKEAAQLREERLRQYAEKKAKKPVLVAKSSILLDVKPWDDETDMAQLESCVRSIQLDGLVWGASKLVPVGYGIRKLQIQCVVEDDKVGTDLLEEEITKFEEHVQSVDIAAFNKI; from the exons ATGGCTACAAACTTCCTAGTACATGAGAAGATCTGGTTTGACAAGTTCAAATATGATGATGCAGAAAGGAGGTTCTACGAGCAGATGAACGGGCCTGTGGCTGGTGTTTCCCGCCAG AGCTCAGGCCCCGGGGCCTCCAGCAGCCCCAGCGGAGACCACAGCGAGCTCGTAGTCCGGATTGCCAGTCTGGAAGTGGAGAACCAGAGCCTGCGTGGCG TGGTGCAGGAGCTGCAGCAGGCTGTCTCCAAGCTGGAGGCCCGGCTGAATGTGCTAGAGAAGAGCTCACCTGGCCACCGGGCCACAGCCCCGCAGACCCAG CATGTGTCTCCCATGCGCCAAGTGGAGCCCCCAACCAAGAAGCCAGCCACACCAGCAGAGGATGACGAGGACGATGACATTGACCTGTTTGGCAGCGACAATGAGGAGGAGGACAAGGAGGCAGCCCAGCTGCGGGAGGAGCGGCTGCGGCAGTACGCGGAGAAGAAGGCCAAGAAGCCCGTGCTGGTGGCCAAGTCCTCCATCCTGCTGGACGTCAAGCCT TGGGATGATGAGACGGATATGGCCCAGCTGGAGTCCTGTGTGCGCTCCATCCAGCTGGACGGGCTGGTCTGGGGGGCCTCCAAGCTGGTGCCTGTGGGCTACGGTATCCGGAAGCTGCAGATTCAGTGTGTGGTGGAGGACGACAAGGTGGGGACGGACTTGCTGGAGGAGGAGATCACCAAGTTTGAGGAGCAC GTGCAGAGTGTCGACATTGCAGCTTTCAACAAGATCTGA
- the EEF1D gene encoding elongation factor 1-delta isoform X3, giving the protein MATNFLVHEKIWFDKFKYDDAERRFYEQMNGPVAGVSRQENGASVILRDIARARENIQKSLAGSSGPGASSSPSGDHSELVVRIASLEVENQSLRGVVQELQQAVSKLEARLNVLEKSSPGHRATAPQTQHVSPMRQVEPPTKKPATPAEDDEDDDIDLFGSDNEEEDKEAAQLREERLRQYAEKKAKKPVLVAKSSILLDVKPWDDETDMAQLESCVRSIQLDGLVWGASKLVPVGYGIRKLQIQCVVEDDKVGTDLLEEEITKFEEHVQSVDIAAFNKI; this is encoded by the exons ATGGCTACAAACTTCCTAGTACATGAGAAGATCTGGTTTGACAAGTTCAAATATGATGATGCAGAAAGGAGGTTCTACGAGCAGATGAACGGGCCTGTGGCTGGTGTTTCCCGCCAG GAGAATGGCGCCAGCGTGATCCTCCGTGACATTGCCAGAGCCAGAGAGAACATCCAGAAATCCCTGGCCGGA AGCTCAGGCCCCGGGGCCTCCAGCAGCCCCAGCGGAGACCACAGCGAGCTCGTAGTCCGGATTGCCAGTCTGGAAGTGGAGAACCAGAGCCTGCGTGGCG TGGTGCAGGAGCTGCAGCAGGCTGTCTCCAAGCTGGAGGCCCGGCTGAATGTGCTAGAGAAGAGCTCACCTGGCCACCGGGCCACAGCCCCGCAGACCCAG CATGTGTCTCCCATGCGCCAAGTGGAGCCCCCAACCAAGAAGCCAGCCACACCAGCAGAGGATGACGAGGACGATGACATTGACCTGTTTGGCAGCGACAATGAGGAGGAGGACAAGGAGGCAGCCCAGCTGCGGGAGGAGCGGCTGCGGCAGTACGCGGAGAAGAAGGCCAAGAAGCCCGTGCTGGTGGCCAAGTCCTCCATCCTGCTGGACGTCAAGCCT TGGGATGATGAGACGGATATGGCCCAGCTGGAGTCCTGTGTGCGCTCCATCCAGCTGGACGGGCTGGTCTGGGGGGCCTCCAAGCTGGTGCCTGTGGGCTACGGTATCCGGAAGCTGCAGATTCAGTGTGTGGTGGAGGACGACAAGGTGGGGACGGACTTGCTGGAGGAGGAGATCACCAAGTTTGAGGAGCAC GTGCAGAGTGTCGACATTGCAGCTTTCAACAAGATCTGA